DNA from Apis cerana isolate GH-2021 linkage group LG13, AcerK_1.0, whole genome shotgun sequence:
tttattttattgagtcttaatttattgattaaatttcaatcatccTTGGAAaatcatacaaatttttaaaaacaattcatattaggatttaaaatataatcatcttCTTGTCTTTTTTCTGATTATTTGATAACAAATAATCTTTGTTATtcattaactattatttttatttttattaactataagtttaattaacttctatatttttattaaaatattttacatgcaaaatttcataattatatctgttttcaaaaaatattatgacataattatatatatatataattataaattttaatttataaaaatgatgataaaacaACAAAAGATTTCttcattacaattaaaattaattatttttttgtaacttaatattgatttaacaaatatattataatatttttaaataaaattaattgtttttacttttgaaaattatataatataaatgattattcttattctataatgtttataaaatagtaaataaaaaatattcagatgattatttaattaattgaaaaagaattgttaattatcaacgaaataatatttaataataattttaattaaaaagcaaatataaaatcaagaaaatagtaaaagcaaaataaatattaataacagcaTCTACAAAATAGAATgtaatagaatatagaataaaataaaataaactacaattttaatattaatcattactgcttctatatgtatacaaatgatattttttaaaaatctaaaatacattagattttataatttgtttgattGCATAATTGAATTGTTATAGGTTAGTATGACTTCTACATTTGGAGCTGCAACTACCAGCAATCCTAGACCATTCAAATGTACTGACTGTAAAATAGCATTCAGAATACACGGTCATTTAGCAAAGCATCTTCGTAGCAAAAtgcatattatgaaattagaatGTTTAGGAAAATTACCGTTTGGAACATATGCTGAAATGGAAAGATCTGGtatcaatttaaatgatattgataCTACTGACTGTGATAATAGTCTTACTAGTCTTCAGGTaagcgatatttttaaaaattctcaaaaattttatatttatgtataatattctattaaatataatgagatattaataaaaaatattattgtttaaattcatatcatatttcattgaaaaaatttttggaataaaaatgaattatttttattttaatataataattataaaaaattgaaacttaaaaaatatatatacgtaatatgaaagattattatgaataatgttatattatatattatactatattatataaaaattatttttatttcgttattattttatttcgttagatataaatgtaatactatcagtttaataatatcaattctgACATTAATCGCTTTCAACAGATGCTGGCTCAAAGACTTTGTGAAAAAGATCCTACTAAAATAGGACAATGGGATCCTGAAACAATTCCAAGTCAAATGATCAGCGGTGGTGAAACTTCATCGGATGAAGGTGAGCCTGTGCCACAACATATGATGCATCCAGATCCTGTGAAAGTGACAGACGCGGACATGTCTCGATAGTATCATGTGCCAATCTCGAACGAAGATTCGAAATTTGATGTTCGCCATACAAATCTTCAGTTTAGTTAACAGAGACGCGGGTACGGTATGAAAGGCTAAATCAATCTACATTTCTCATAAATGATACGAGAGCAGAACGAAATCATGCAATCATACAAGTGCCAACTTTATACGGTGTCTTGCATATtatgaaaaagttaaaagtacATTTGCTTTGTTGAACATAATATCAAATCAGATTCTAGTACAAATATTCAAgagaataaaaacaaaactttGGACAAGtgtagagagaagaaagaatactcaaaaaaaaaactatggaGAAATTTGTAGTCAAGaaagattacaaaaaataatcgaagacTCATAGTGCCAAAATAATAGAGCGGACAATATAGACAATCTGcggtgaaattatttcaaaagaacTCGTTGCcgtaatcgataaaataattataaatagtaacaaaatattatctcttttcgaaggaaatttattgaaagtatcattaattattaatagtgtttattgataaaaattgaagcaaATGTTTCCAATATActaaaaatgcaatttaaataaattaaatattatggtGATGTACagcaaatattatcaaaaaaaattattattattattataatgaaattctgatttacttaatatttattcaatacgCCAAAGTACATAATAAATGCATatctttaaaatgaaaataaaacaaaaaaaattttgttatttttaatattttgatgaataattttttttcaccaaattatataattcaaaaagtgataattcaaaaatttttaatcgattctacctcttgaaattttaataattatattaaattagaaaaaaatattgtttttgattattttttagctTCTAATTAGAAAGTTCTTTCTAAacctaattaattattataaaatatattaatttgaacttGCTTTGTGTTTGTTGCAGAAAGAATAAATgacatttgtttatttaatgagcagaatattttctgtacatttatattaaattgaagtaaaatttcatatttaagttaaaatgttatattttaattatattttatataaatagcattattcattttactttgCTTCAAtctctcaaaaaattttttttaatgtacatatataaccaagttttcaatatttaatatagttatatatgtacataataataaatatatattgtacagaTTTATAACCAATACCAGATGTATCACACAGTGTaccaaaataatgatttatttaaatgtcattcttagatttaaaaaaacatgaaattaatttaattttgtatgagTTTCaaagatttacaaaaaatcatattattatatatattctattaaaaaagcaattataaatagaaattgaatgaaattatttaaattttctattagatataaaatgataatatatataatatatttgttcaaagaagttatattaatatataaattatttatatattttaaaattaaaaaatttctgaaatctgaatatatgtttatttataatataatttaatagttactttttcatttgtttaattttttttcattattataaaaatgaaacagttctctaaaatatattaattaaaatatataacatctttctttcatttatatatataataaattatttatatattgtttttaatattttaaataattaattaaaagaataattccaacttttataattctagctatttctaaaattctaactatattttttcttaaaatatctcttaagaAATATGTGATTTTTTGGAActcttattaattgaatacaaaataattataaaatacttttataacataactttatcataaattaattaaaagcaggaaagaaatgatttaaaaattaaaaatttagcaaataacttttatttataaaaatgaacagatttcattcaatttctaattataaatttttatgtttaatacttcatattatattttttaattttaattttaattttaattaataaaataaatacatttatcataaaattgttcaaaattcctaataagtataattaaaataataatgtgccaaatatttattaatatgtaatattataattttaatattttatttaattattatgaaaatcatttttgaatgacacaatataaattattaaaattttatttggaaaattttggtACACATGTGGGGAAATACAATTACAGAGTAAAGCGGACATTCTAACTCATTGATAAGGAACATAAAGTTCTATTTTAGTAAGTGTTGTTTACATTGCTATGATGTTCCAGATAAATAGTCTTTTATTATtgcttatatttttgaaaaagtaaatttatacatattaccgTTACTTCcaacatttatacataaacattatacactacgattaaaattacattcaaatagtacaatttgaaaaaaaaataattctaaaatattgttttgattaatttatttaaaaaaacatttacaattttttcaaaaatttattaaaagttattatataaatatatcatttatattgttttaaattgaaaaaataattatttatataatctattacaaaaaattaaatatagaaaataataatttataatttaatcatttaaaccttaaaatttattaaatttgtaacttaaatattatgctattgaatatttgtatttacatagatacaattttatttacaaatttagtttacaaaattttatttatctatttttcttatttttctgcaatttacaaattcacattttaattaaaataatttaatttattattttctttatttttgactTCTATTAttgtatctaaataaaaaacaaattaaaaacaaaaataaaaaatttatctaaattttcaaatgccAACATTTACGTTTATTCTTAcagtttacattttaatataattttattttatgataaaatatttcttcattattataatatgagcAAAACTgtctttttcttcataatcatattgttataagaccataacatatttataaacaaaatatacatttaattttaatttaaaaaactataagagaaaaaatttgtaatttttccctgtttatcttttatagaaaattatcaaatggGATAACCTTCattatcttatctttaattatgtGTTATCTTTAATGAATGTGTTATGTGTAAAGAgcaaatgttaattatattaataaattcaatataaattcaaataaatagaatgtGATTGTTTATAATGCTCAccttttataaatgtattttcatgGTTCTTATAACACTATTGAGAATtaagattgtaaaattataatttacattaatttaataaaactaacaattatttattattaaaacttatctcttttttaaatattatgtttcaaaGCTAAGATGTAAAGAAATCTTGGCTTAAAATCTAATACaatttccttcgaaaattgataaaatataatttgtaggAGCATAGTTCATTtagtaaaagataatatttatatagtagtGTTGTATCAATATAAGGTGCAATGGACTGGTATGTGATTCTGTATTTAAAGTGCAACTGTTGCGTTCAACGTTAAAGagtattctaatattaaaaattaatattatatctaattattaatacacgaatcatatatatacatatatttgtataatactaGTATGATCAATTATGAGAATTATTGttgatataagagaaaaatatgtttgtatatatttatgtataatataatgaaatcattttaGTCTTCATGTTAAGAAGTTCATAATTGGGAACAGAATCGGTTAttcagattatttataaaacataatttcaatgaatcattatgtatgtatattctttatttttttattcattttaaattctttacttttaaaacagaattagataaaatatttaaatcttcttaAATACACATTtgcttatttctttattaataattgtttttaattatattaattatattatttgtaacaacaaaatattattaattcaaaagaactgtattttaatatacacaatcaaaataaaataatttattatcaacaatatcaacaaaaattaaactgaatcttttgtataataatttaataataattaaattattataatttattcctaatataaattaataataataataatttattcctaattctgtttaataattggttaaaaataatatattcttaagtttaattaaatttaattgttgatCAGATTATTATCAAACTGAATAAccgattttttgattttgcttaaaatatttaagcagTATATACCTTCCACAAGCGACAGCTATCTACTGTATCTTATAActatttacataatacataaagcCCAGTTTTTATACATGTCCCTTATAATATGTCTCTCAAGCACAACTTGTCTTTCCTATTGcataatcaaattttgattatcaCAATTTGTACCTATATGTGCTTGAGACAAAATAGGAAATGAATTGAATGATCGCACAATCATATATATGAGGTCCAGTTGAAATATCGCCAAACAATATCAATATGGTATAGTTTGACATAGTATTTGATGTATATTCAAACAATTAAATCatgtatgaatttttaaagtgtGCATGTATGTATGTTCACAATGCCAAgccaacaatatttatattttgaagaaataataagataaacaaAACACaactttttcattgaaaatataaaataaataatatttaataaataatatttaaaaaaattccattaaagaaagaaattttggaatacaGCTAAAGCcaaatttcaaatagtttAATGTTTATCTTTGAACTATATCTCATGTGATAATTAAGATagttctttcaaaatattattctcaatatattttcgaaataattattttttgtaaaagtatcaaaaattttaagaaacataCATAACAGAAAATCCTTTACATatcaaatctattaatttagatctaagaaatcataaatatctACTTTTTGTCATTTGTGTACGTACagtataataaacaatttgatCTAAcaagagaagaattttaacTGCTCGtcttcaattttattgcttttgtacaatattatagatttttgataattataatacatgtaaaatattagaaatagttattcaatagttttaaaaatataaataattttttactaaatttataattttatttatagttatgtcatatataatcttaaatcgtaattatcatatatatatattcgggacataaatttcgatacattataataaataattgtttattatatttgcatttttttctttctttaattaatctagaaaaattacttgagattgaaaaatatttcgcggAATGCTATTCatacaatatcatatttatataaattggtgatgataaattgataatggATGATGGAATGAAAtcaaatgcaaattaattcatttaaaaactattataaatatatatatattttaaatctatattattaatatttacatatattattaatctatataccATCATTGTACAAAAGCATGTACGAAGTTGGAGTTCTTCCCTCGTAAGATAAACTTGTAtcctattaaaaaacaaacattGCAAGTAtgttaaataacatattttttctattgtaatttgcaaatatttttagataatttatacgtaagtattatgtaatatacaatttacgtAAGTTCACTTTGTGTTAATATacaaacaagaaatatttatagaattaatacatgaaattcaaattcgttatattatcatttacaaCTAATCTGacaactaaaatataaatcttattttaaaataaattagattacaAAATACACAaacatataaatcaataaagaattttagaatatttctgTACATATTTggtacatataatattgtttattatgcaaagtatttatcatttatagtgtcactgaaattattatatcaaaaatatattttttaaaaaaaatttggcgaattatcatattattaattttaaaattatatttacaaaaaaagaaatatatttcaaaaaaaattatatattaaacattggttaaaaaaaattaaattaaatcattacatattattaaatattaacaaatatacaatctaaataaaaaaatatttaactcaaTGTTTGTGcctagatattttataaataatattatttattattattaaaaatttctaaagaaaaaaatatttaaaaaaacattttgaaagaaaataatttattatgttttatgtattaaaaaaaaaattataaactagtTACAAATTCttcctatttttatatctattaaaaaaaacaaaaaaaaaatagctatTAGTAacttaatgttaataaaatataatttgtatggcattatttttttttaaaaacaaacattaatgaattttttaaaattcataaatttaatacaaagaataacttcttttatttttatttatttgtttatttgttattactgtgtttaataatatattttttgaataaaagaaaaaactactataaatgataaaatgctTTGTTTTGTATATTATCATTAGCGCTACACATTATCGACTAGTCGCAATttagaattcaaaataatatatttaatataaactcaTATGCACATAATCGCAGCTATCAACTATTTAgttattacaattttgaaaacatgGATATATTGAACATGATGATCaatgaaatgtattaaatgaattgaatGTATACACgataaataactttaattcaaaacatttttaacaaaatgaattttaacatgtgaatatttattttaaaaaccgaatctttttaaagattatttataatgtaatatttaatgattgtgCCAATCatgatatctttaaaaaaaaaatcggtgaatatttcttttatataattttcttacaataaaaaatatacataatgttTTCTTTCCTTATAGTAATCctttcaataattgaatattcatttgatTCGATAATCTCTGTGATACTTTTTGATCATTAAGTTTGATCGCCAAGTTCGATCTCTCGATTTATCTTGATCTGATTGGTCGCGACTGCTCGATAATGCAAAActgatttatataacttttataaaaagttggcTTGGCTTCTTCCAAAATcagtattaaaaaatcgtaaaacaaaCAGGTTTTAAAGttacatatttttgattagattattttttttaacacaaaattattaagaaaaaaatgatttttattttatttcgcatttcaaatttctaaaagaaatttgtttatgttcataaatgatttaaattttatgaatgttaTTGACAGTAATACTTATAAACAGTTGACAcactaatattttatgtatattattaagattttatagatACTTTTCCAGGCACATAATCTAAATTATGCTTATACAAAaactatgtattatattttataattagaaatgctacaataatgaaacattttaaattcaaaaatttattagtgaaaaagtattttaatagaGGCCAATTAAGCTTCTGCtagtaaatatcataatataacgGGACCgtattaaaactttatacaatatatataaaaatatgtcggCTTTTATGAAATGTGAGAATGCTAACATTTTGCTAGTATTGCCATCAGTTTTCTTCCTGATTCTGTGACTCTGTTGAATTactgataaaaatgtaatttatttattgtaaataaaaacatatattgcttaaaatgttttatattatgtgatttgcattaattaataatataattaataaaattttggtaaataaaataaaaaaaaaaatttcttaaatttatgaagaaaaactatgaaaaatatttgaatcaatatatttcaatcatgatcactttttaagataatatcacaaatataaaaagtacaattttatgaatttcatgGATtgggaataaatatatacttaatttattataattgtgtgtattattttattaaaaactatttaatccTTACATTTATCGTGCATCAAATACAacaactaaatatttattaaggaaaattaattattatatttataattatatataaaggtatattataaataatgtaaataatataatatatgaatttattaccaacaatatttaataatttttaatatttttttatttagaaaaggaTACGTCTTTTAGTTCGTTTTTTGTACATGATTCTGTATCCACATTCTCTGCATCGAATAGGATCTCTTGGTCGTATTTCATTATCATGATGGCATTCTACAAACACAAAAAAAGAGttgtatgataaaaattaatattattatgctatttttataatataaaaatttgcaatatcctaaatatttttaataaagtttcttATTCTAAACATAAttctggaaaataattaaaaaattgattcattattttcattttttgaaaaatactagattttgtaaaaatacataatttttacaaaattattcaaaaatgaagTATTATGTGAAAACTATTAAtactagaatatatatatatttatatattacatacataaaaataatatttaattttctgatcaatatgaattattaaagtattatattttatataattatataattttatataatttttattatataattttatataattatataattttaaaaagttatttttataaaaattatatttttttcataagaatttattatataatttactatataaatttatcaaatatataaatatttaaaaaaaaatcactcaaattaaaaaaatatttcaaatttagtgCTATATCATACTAGTTTATCCATTATGATTCGACAGTATAATCAGTATCAGTATCAGATAGTAGTATAATCAACATCAATAAGATCTCACAATAGATAACTAATTTTTGCATGTATatgcaaaaattgtaatatttagaattatataaaattaacagatTTTTACATTAGTAATTacagtattttaataagatataaaacgtttttaattaaatttgcaatatttaaaaatcattattgtgaaagtataattcttcttttaaatatttcatttttttttgttttataaaatatttttaaacaaacaattaaattttataattaaaatttattctaattaagattaattaaaaagttttttctgatttttttaataatatccaagaatattaaaaaaaggatcaaacattttatacataaaaattaaatattcattaagatTATATCTATTGATTAGagttaaatttcaaatccaaTAAAAGTTATAGTTAATGGcaagaaattatatctataagaaataatattaaatttatttataataataataacttatcatataaaaaataaatatttttggttcttttcttttttcttcatccaatattgtttatattgtttttgtattatcattaattattaattattgtaattttttatttatttttctaatcagttaaatttttattatattaatatgtagtatttttttttattattttatcttttacatatttaaaaaatttcttcttcgctttttttctccaattattttgattattgtattattaaatttaagaatttttttattatactttttctttttcatttctattttttcttttttattttgaaatttttaaataatagatttttaatattattttatattattattttattttctatatatattttctatatttttgatcatttatatctatgtaatttttcattgtgttatatttttattttttatataatatattaatatattgaatataacatattttttaaaattatttatattataatatattatattttataaataataataattatttaatgtgtcaagatagaaataaaatacaaaatttaagattaaataaaaaatatgtaaattatataaaattgataaataatctcgttttttaaataaaaataaattttcttaagataaaaaatatgtagtgttattaaaaattattttatgtgttatatgataaatatatatatatatatataatatgctgttaccaatatttgtttaaatacaataaaaacttaataaatatgtactatatctttattgatattaattattatataataaaaagataaaaaaataacatttatataaaattcatatttattttaaaagttatatataaaattatatatggttACTTATTTAATTGCAACATGTAAAATGTGAGGTTAGAAagtctatctatttatttttacacataCCTCCACAAATATATACCATAGCTTGTTTTGGTGTTGATTCTGACTTGCTAGATTCCATTTTTATAAGCTTTCTGATTTGTGATTTGttcgtaaaagaaattttaatatttttgactaCAAATATAACATACTTTTATACGACATACTATTCACTAAACCACGTGATTCTATCTTTGTTTCTGATTGGTAACTCTGAATAAACACAAATATAGAAAAGTTatgtcaatttttcaatataatagtCAATAGGAGTGTACTTCTATAGtatcaatcaaataatttagtagtaaaatggatattatatatacagcaatattattatattatgacgaatatttttatttgttttttcaattgaaaacaACAAAAcagattcaaattcaaatcccGCGATAAATTTCATCAGCATCGGGCCTTAAGCTGTAATCGGTAATCCTAGATGTGATCGATGAGTTCTAAAATAACTGCAAAATATAACAGCAgaaatcaaattcatttttgttcatattaaatttataaactattcATTG
Protein-coding regions in this window:
- the LOC107996972 gene encoding DNA-directed RNA polymerases I, II, and III subunit RPABC4, producing the protein MESSKSESTPKQAMVYICGECHHDNEIRPRDPIRCRECGYRIMYKKRTKRLVVFDAR